A genomic window from Tolypothrix sp. PCC 7910 includes:
- a CDS encoding hybrid sensor histidine kinase/response regulator — protein MTTDNDIREQGYIYFLAEAPELLQIIEQEIYTLAEDFTIAKVHELMRATHTIKGGAANVGLEGIQTIAHSLEDVFNALYNPNVVIDSQLQTLILQAYECLSLALTAELTGCDINSEELLQRAASVFVHLQEKLGDAFGAEAHIPTSEELGFDIVQSIFEVGVQQRIESINEALNSNIDSAEFTNLLREQAEIFIGLAESLNLPGFGAIAQTILTALTANPHQVYQIGEAALANLQQAQAAVLAGDRTSGGEPSLALQNLATVVTDELNTITNISIPHNDLQSQIKQLYKFLIISGNLKKQPLTPAQAKFYIQVVRYIFGWFNHYREIPQEDLSLSLLVASEDEDLLTYIEHWLSQFLDFIQEAEDSQSLRLYRQGVIFSIILAVLRFYYTEQSVNADSSIIPTLQQQIGKLAQAYKKYPPVTAQEKNWLDSPKLQQLLVFKEISSQPAITEADNLLEKIWGGEVNLNSTYEIVETTENTETPKISQTPPEQVTVTSIAVQEPAVIDISSSAIDIHQEIEDKISHSSQKNSRHHAFVRVNTEGLQRLNYLAGELLIKQKQRILQDEQVKEIIEQLVQRLNRQQSILSQLGDLPLQMQSAALQHRENFAPVKFDALEMDVYTEFQMTLHEAIEETLQLQEITESLDLLLTQANQLSEKKQRLTLNIIDNLVEARMSPLGNIMNRFPQMVKKMGNVYAKLVDFKVSGTDVLVDKAIAEKLYDPLLHLVRNAFDHGIETTQVRQSLGKPEQAIIEISAYHQGSQTVIEVRDDGQGINLERIRQKAIELNLLTDVYHPTESEILDLMFSPGFSTAEQVSEISGRGMGLDIVRSQLHALNGSISVKSFPNQGTKFILKVPFSMTTDKLMLVQADGVFYALLLDNLEKIIIPSEQQIKEFDGKKVLYYNTDQEQRMVSLSRISELMYYHGALLNNVNLNNTQTPYDTGITQQPVLLLRRNQEMFGLEVDQIIGEQELVIRPLGNAIAPPKYIYGCSSLANGTLILVIDPTLLLESYEMQATLESSISSTAYLANKAALSLSSVNSNSTPLLAASPVSNTTPNQVSQATLTNPKSSAVLLVVDDAISLRQTISLTLQKSGYQVLQAQNGVEALEQLQRHPEIKVVISDLEMPRMNGFELLSNVRQTSNLADLPIVILTSRSAEKHRQLAQALGATAYLTKPYLEETLISLVEDLSSKSQDKSNNLIMSK, from the coding sequence ATGACTACAGATAATGATATTCGCGAACAGGGATACATCTATTTTTTAGCTGAAGCCCCTGAATTATTACAAATAATTGAACAAGAAATATATACATTAGCGGAAGATTTTACTATAGCTAAAGTCCATGAATTAATGCGGGCAACTCATACAATTAAAGGAGGAGCCGCGAACGTTGGGCTAGAGGGTATTCAAACTATTGCCCATTCTTTAGAAGATGTATTTAATGCTTTATATAATCCCAATGTTGTTATTGATTCACAATTACAAACACTAATATTACAAGCTTATGAATGCTTAAGTTTAGCGCTCACAGCAGAACTAACAGGTTGTGATATCAATAGTGAAGAACTGCTGCAGCGAGCTGCTTCTGTATTTGTACATTTACAAGAAAAACTAGGTGATGCTTTTGGTGCTGAGGCGCATATTCCTACTTCTGAAGAATTAGGATTTGATATTGTTCAGTCTATCTTTGAGGTAGGAGTACAACAACGCATAGAAAGTATTAATGAGGCTTTAAATAGTAATATTGATAGTGCAGAATTTACTAATTTGCTGCGAGAGCAAGCTGAGATATTTATTGGTTTAGCAGAATCTTTAAATTTACCTGGTTTTGGCGCGATCGCCCAAACAATTTTGACAGCACTGACAGCTAACCCCCATCAAGTTTATCAAATTGGTGAAGCTGCTCTCGCTAATCTACAGCAGGCACAAGCAGCTGTATTGGCTGGCGATCGCACTTCTGGCGGAGAACCTAGTTTAGCTTTACAAAATTTAGCTACAGTAGTTACAGATGAGTTAAATACAATTACAAATATATCTATTCCACACAACGATTTACAAAGTCAAATTAAGCAGTTATATAAATTTTTAATTATATCTGGTAATCTCAAAAAACAGCCCCTCACCCCAGCCCAAGCTAAGTTTTATATTCAAGTTGTTCGCTATATTTTTGGCTGGTTTAATCATTATCGAGAAATTCCTCAAGAAGACTTGAGTTTGTCTTTATTAGTAGCATCGGAAGATGAAGACTTACTTACTTATATTGAACATTGGTTAAGTCAATTTTTAGATTTTATCCAAGAGGCAGAAGATAGCCAGAGCCTTCGCCTTTATCGCCAAGGAGTGATATTCTCTATTATTCTCGCTGTCCTGAGATTTTACTATACGGAACAATCAGTGAATGCTGATAGTTCTATCATCCCAACATTGCAACAGCAAATTGGTAAATTAGCTCAGGCATATAAAAAATATCCTCCTGTCACCGCCCAAGAAAAAAATTGGCTTGATAGTCCTAAGCTACAACAACTATTAGTATTTAAAGAAATATCTTCGCAGCCAGCCATTACAGAAGCTGATAACTTACTAGAAAAAATTTGGGGAGGAGAGGTTAATTTAAATTCTACCTATGAAATTGTCGAGACTACAGAAAATACAGAAACGCCGAAAATTTCCCAAACTCCTCCGGAACAGGTAACAGTTACTTCCATAGCTGTGCAGGAACCAGCAGTTATAGATATTTCTAGTTCTGCTATTGATATTCATCAAGAAATAGAAGATAAAATTTCCCATTCTTCTCAGAAGAATTCGCGGCATCATGCTTTTGTGCGAGTTAATACAGAAGGATTACAACGCCTCAATTACTTGGCTGGAGAATTATTAATTAAGCAAAAACAGCGGATATTACAAGACGAACAAGTTAAAGAAATTATTGAGCAATTAGTACAGCGGCTTAACAGACAACAAAGTATTTTAAGCCAACTAGGTGATTTACCTTTACAGATGCAGAGTGCTGCCTTACAGCATAGAGAAAATTTTGCACCTGTAAAATTTGATGCTTTAGAAATGGATGTATATACAGAATTTCAGATGACGTTGCATGAGGCCATAGAAGAAACCCTGCAACTACAAGAAATTACTGAATCTTTAGATTTATTACTAACGCAAGCTAATCAACTGAGTGAGAAAAAGCAAAGATTAACGCTGAATATTATCGATAACTTGGTAGAAGCCAGGATGTCGCCGTTAGGCAATATCATGAATCGATTCCCCCAAATGGTGAAAAAAATGGGGAATGTTTATGCCAAATTAGTAGATTTTAAAGTCAGTGGGACTGATGTACTAGTAGATAAAGCGATCGCAGAAAAACTATACGATCCACTATTACATTTGGTACGTAATGCATTTGATCACGGTATTGAAACAACACAAGTTCGCCAATCTCTGGGTAAACCAGAACAAGCTATCATTGAAATTTCTGCCTATCATCAAGGTAGCCAAACTGTAATTGAAGTTAGGGATGATGGTCAAGGTATAAATTTAGAGAGAATTCGCCAAAAAGCTATTGAGTTAAATCTATTAACTGATGTTTATCACCCAACTGAATCAGAAATTCTCGATTTGATGTTTTCACCGGGATTTTCTACGGCTGAACAGGTGAGTGAAATTTCTGGGCGTGGTATGGGTTTAGATATTGTGCGATCGCAATTACATGCGCTCAATGGCTCAATCTCGGTGAAATCATTTCCTAACCAAGGCACAAAATTTATACTTAAAGTTCCTTTTTCTATGACTACAGATAAATTAATGCTGGTGCAAGCAGACGGTGTTTTTTACGCCTTGCTGTTAGATAATCTGGAAAAAATCATAATTCCTTCAGAGCAGCAAATCAAAGAATTTGATGGCAAAAAAGTACTGTACTACAATACAGATCAAGAGCAACGCATGGTAAGCCTCAGCCGAATTTCTGAGTTAATGTATTATCATGGAGCGCTACTCAATAATGTTAATCTTAACAATACCCAAACTCCTTATGACACAGGAATTACCCAGCAACCTGTGTTGTTACTGCGGCGAAATCAAGAAATGTTTGGCTTAGAAGTTGACCAAATTATTGGTGAACAAGAGCTAGTAATTAGACCTTTAGGAAATGCGATCGCTCCACCAAAATATATTTATGGTTGTAGTAGTTTAGCTAACGGTACTCTCATCTTAGTGATTGATCCCACACTGTTGCTTGAGTCTTATGAAATGCAAGCTACCCTAGAGAGTAGCATCTCATCAACCGCTTATTTAGCAAATAAAGCAGCTTTAAGCTTATCCAGTGTAAACTCTAACTCTACACCCCTATTAGCTGCTTCTCCTGTTAGCAATACAACACCAAACCAGGTTAGTCAGGCTACATTAACTAATCCCAAGTCATCGGCTGTGCTTTTGGTGGTAGATGATGCTATTAGCCTCAGACAAACTATTTCTTTAACATTGCAAAAATCTGGCTATCAAGTATTACAGGCACAAAATGGTGTGGAAGCTTTAGAACAATTGCAAAGACATCCAGAAATTAAAGTGGTAATTTCTGACTTAGAAATGCCACGTATGAATGGGTTTGAGCTGTTATCTAATGTTCGCCAAACCTCAAATTTAGCAGATTTGCCAATAGTAATTCTGACTTCACGCAGTGCGGAAAAACATCGCCAGCTAGCTCAGGCTTTAGGCGCGACAGCTTACTTAACTAAACCCTATTTGGAAGAAACTCTAATTTCTTTAGTTGAAGATTTAAGTAGCAAAAGCCAGGATAAGTCTAATAATTTAATCATGAGTAAGTAA
- a CDS encoding response regulator, which translates to MVSQVPERVDGDFPQQPVIYASSEAGMVFHLADGTIQACNAATEKILGFTLQQIQGCTSFDRLWQTIHEDGSPFDGETHPAKVALQTAQPVFGVVMGIYHPSGELIWIKIDAQPLFQANNPHPWAVVTTFSDITALKRSQNQPAAVLAIPAQQTQHTILIVEDCAADRVIYQRYLRRDSEQNYRILEAETGEEALEICQRYQPDVVLLDYRLPDFEGVEFLETLKNQSNGHSPPVIVVTGQGNEAIAVQILKAGAEDYLIKGRITADDLQFTVGCAINKAQLRIRLQQSEVRLHLALEASRQGIWEWNIQTGKVVWSEHLERLYGITPGSFEGTYEAWERRIHPDDRNTVVEILNRALAISSDYQVEYRILLPDGRVRWLGCWGRVFYQEAGKPLQIAGTAQDISDRKQVETERQQQFERERLVAQITQQIHQSLNLNDILHTTAHLARQVLDCDRVLIFRMNADSSGTVVSESVAAGWTAILASTIADPCFGRSYIHLYQQGRVLAIADIYSAGFQECHINLLAQFQVRANLVVPILQGEHLWGLLIAHHCAAPRSWQASEMELLQQLARQVAIAIQQAVLYQQAQTELADRRRAELALRQSEERYRYLAELIPQLVWTANSEGALLDVNQRWSDFTGFTLAQAKIHGWPGITHPDDVPMMSEQWALAQQDGGRYQAEGRIRRADGVYRWHLHQAVPLKNEQGQVIKWFGTATDIDDQKQLEQERAKALTHEKFAREEAERANRIKDEFLAVLSHELRSPLNPILGWVQLLQGRKMDEARTAQALATIERNAKLQAQLIEDLLDISRIMRGKLTLKAASVSLAFVITSALETVRLAAEAKSIQIAVSLDPEVSKVSGDGARLQQAVWNLLSNAVKFTPIGGRVEVKLTQVNSQAQIQVIDTGKGINPEFLPYVFEYFRQEDGSTTRQFGGLGLGLAIARQIVEMHGGTIWADSSGEGEGTSFSIQLPLLSEEDNCEPVEKSYASPPPELPLAGIRTLVVDDNADTRELLVFLLQQNGAIVRAMASATTALQELEQFQPDILLSDIGMPEIDGYTFIRHIRNLQAKQQKPLIPAIALTAYAGETDKEQAVNAGFQRHIAKPIDPNGVIAIMLELVGQRK; encoded by the coding sequence GTGGTGTCCCAGGTGCCAGAGAGAGTTGATGGAGATTTTCCACAGCAACCTGTAATTTATGCCAGTTCAGAGGCAGGAATGGTCTTTCACCTAGCTGATGGTACGATTCAAGCTTGTAATGCTGCTACTGAAAAAATTTTAGGATTTACTTTACAGCAGATACAAGGTTGCACCTCTTTTGATCGCCTCTGGCAAACTATTCACGAAGACGGATCGCCATTTGACGGGGAAACTCATCCAGCAAAAGTGGCATTGCAAACGGCTCAACCAGTTTTTGGCGTTGTGATGGGTATTTATCACCCCAGCGGTGAGCTAATTTGGATTAAAATTGATGCCCAGCCTTTGTTTCAGGCAAATAATCCCCATCCTTGGGCTGTGGTTACTACTTTTTCTGATATTACCGCACTGAAGCGATCGCAAAATCAACCAGCTGCTGTATTAGCAATACCAGCACAACAGACGCAACATACTATTTTGATCGTGGAAGATTGCGCGGCAGATAGAGTAATTTATCAGCGTTATCTCCGGCGAGACTCGGAGCAAAATTACAGAATTTTAGAAGCAGAAACTGGCGAAGAAGCTTTAGAAATTTGTCAACGTTACCAGCCTGATGTGGTGTTGTTGGACTACCGACTCCCAGATTTTGAAGGTGTGGAATTTTTAGAAACCCTGAAAAATCAAAGCAATGGGCACTCACCACCAGTAATTGTAGTTACCGGACAAGGTAACGAAGCGATCGCCGTGCAAATTCTCAAAGCTGGGGCTGAAGATTATCTGATTAAAGGTCGGATCACAGCAGATGATTTACAATTTACCGTGGGCTGCGCGATTAACAAAGCACAGTTACGCATCAGATTACAACAAAGTGAAGTCAGACTGCATTTAGCTCTAGAAGCATCTCGTCAGGGAATTTGGGAATGGAATATTCAGACGGGGAAAGTTGTTTGGTCTGAGCATTTAGAGCGTTTATATGGTATCACTCCTGGTAGTTTTGAGGGAACTTATGAGGCTTGGGAAAGGCGCATCCATCCTGATGATCGCAATACAGTAGTTGAGATTCTCAACCGTGCATTGGCTATAAGTAGCGACTACCAAGTAGAATACCGAATCCTACTTCCCGATGGGCGTGTGCGGTGGTTGGGTTGTTGGGGGCGAGTTTTTTATCAAGAAGCTGGTAAACCCCTACAGATAGCGGGAACAGCGCAAGATATTAGCGATCGCAAACAAGTAGAGACGGAACGACAGCAGCAATTTGAGCGAGAACGCTTAGTTGCCCAAATTACCCAGCAAATTCATCAATCCTTGAACTTGAATGACATTCTACACACCACAGCGCATCTCGCCAGGCAAGTACTAGACTGCGATCGCGTGCTGATTTTCCGCATGAATGCAGACTCATCCGGAACAGTGGTCTCAGAATCAGTAGCTGCGGGGTGGACGGCGATTTTGGCATCAACTATTGCCGATCCCTGCTTTGGTCGCAGCTATATTCATCTCTACCAGCAAGGACGAGTGCTGGCGATCGCAGATATTTATTCCGCAGGTTTTCAAGAGTGCCATATCAATCTACTGGCTCAGTTTCAAGTCCGGGCCAATTTGGTGGTGCCGATTTTGCAAGGTGAGCATTTATGGGGATTGTTAATTGCTCATCACTGTGCTGCACCTCGCTCTTGGCAAGCATCCGAGATGGAATTACTTCAGCAATTAGCCAGACAAGTGGCGATCGCTATTCAGCAAGCTGTGTTGTATCAACAAGCGCAGACAGAACTTGCTGACCGCAGACGGGCAGAATTGGCGTTGCGGCAAAGCGAAGAACGCTATCGGTATTTGGCAGAATTAATCCCGCAATTGGTGTGGACAGCCAACTCGGAGGGAGCGCTACTCGATGTTAATCAACGCTGGTCAGATTTTACAGGTTTCACACTGGCACAAGCAAAAATTCACGGCTGGCCAGGCATTACCCATCCTGACGATGTACCAATGATGAGTGAGCAATGGGCATTGGCGCAACAAGATGGCGGTCGTTATCAAGCAGAAGGTAGGATTCGCCGCGCCGATGGCGTATATCGTTGGCATTTACACCAAGCTGTACCCTTAAAAAATGAACAGGGTCAAGTGATTAAATGGTTTGGAACGGCGACGGATATTGACGATCAAAAACAACTGGAACAAGAACGTGCCAAAGCCCTAACCCATGAGAAATTCGCCAGGGAAGAAGCCGAACGCGCCAACCGCATTAAAGATGAATTTTTAGCGGTATTGTCCCATGAATTGCGATCGCCCTTAAATCCGATTTTGGGCTGGGTACAATTACTACAAGGGCGCAAAATGGATGAAGCGAGGACAGCCCAAGCCTTAGCGACAATCGAGCGCAATGCGAAATTACAAGCCCAACTGATTGAAGATTTACTCGATATTTCCCGAATTATGCGGGGTAAGCTGACACTAAAAGCGGCTTCTGTGAGTTTAGCCTTTGTGATTACCTCCGCCTTAGAAACTGTGCGCTTGGCGGCTGAAGCCAAATCAATTCAAATTGCAGTCAGTTTAGATCCAGAAGTCAGCAAGGTTTCTGGTGATGGGGCGCGATTACAGCAAGCAGTGTGGAACCTGCTTTCTAACGCCGTCAAATTTACACCCATTGGCGGACGAGTAGAAGTTAAACTCACACAAGTTAACTCCCAAGCTCAAATTCAAGTGATTGATACAGGTAAAGGCATTAATCCGGAGTTTTTGCCCTATGTCTTCGAGTATTTTCGCCAAGAAGATGGTTCTACGACCCGTCAGTTTGGGGGATTGGGGTTAGGATTAGCGATCGCGCGGCAAATTGTGGAAATGCATGGCGGTACAATTTGGGCAGATAGCTCAGGTGAAGGCGAAGGTACTAGCTTTAGTATTCAGCTACCATTGTTGAGCGAAGAAGATAACTGCGAACCAGTAGAGAAATCTTATGCTTCACCCCCGCCAGAATTACCCCTTGCTGGCATTCGCACCTTAGTTGTGGATGATAATGCAGATACGCGAGAGTTGCTAGTGTTCCTCTTACAACAAAATGGTGCCATTGTCAGAGCAATGGCATCAGCAACCACAGCTTTACAAGAATTAGAGCAATTCCAACCTGATATTCTCCTCAGTGATATTGGAATGCCTGAGATAGACGGTTATACGTTCATCCGTCATATCCGCAATCTGCAAGCCAAACAACAAAAGCCGCTAATTCCAGCCATTGCTTTAACAGCCTATGCGGGTGAAACTGATAAAGAACAAGCAGTCAACGCCGGATTTCAGCGTCATATTGCCAAGCCAATTGATCCCAATGGCGTAATTGCGATCATGCTTGAGTTAGTCGGGCAAAGAAAATGA
- a CDS encoding ABC transporter permease, whose protein sequence is MLSEQQKPKVHHPNFSWLQPLVLLAPAGIWLILLLVLPTLIILELSLVPNIRPGDLVNPSGLQNYLRILDPLYLHVIIRSVILAASTTIICLIFSLPVAYWIAQIAPKRWRNLLLLTFILPLWTSSLLRSYAWITILRPTGLLNSLLKIFHLPALEVLNQIPAVLIGMSYSLLPYMVLILYASLEKLDIRLLEAAADLGANPRQVFWKVTVPQILPGITAGTMLVFITGLGDFINPELLGGASSMTAARLVYNQFLGATQNWGFGSALSMTLILLVSMAIALLIKFGEPAPKR, encoded by the coding sequence ATGCTGTCTGAGCAACAAAAGCCAAAAGTGCATCATCCAAATTTTAGTTGGCTCCAACCTTTAGTATTGTTGGCACCTGCTGGTATTTGGTTAATTCTTTTATTAGTATTACCAACATTAATCATTTTAGAGTTGAGTTTAGTGCCAAATATCCGACCTGGAGATTTAGTTAATCCCAGCGGATTGCAAAACTATCTGAGAATACTCGACCCTCTTTATTTGCATGTAATTATCCGTTCAGTAATTTTAGCAGCTAGTACTACAATTATTTGTTTAATATTCAGCTTGCCAGTAGCCTATTGGATTGCTCAAATTGCCCCAAAACGCTGGCGCAATCTCTTATTATTAACCTTTATTTTACCGTTGTGGACTTCTTCTTTACTCCGTTCCTATGCTTGGATTACAATTCTGCGTCCTACAGGTTTATTAAATAGTTTATTAAAAATATTTCATTTACCAGCTTTAGAGGTACTTAACCAAATTCCTGCTGTATTGATAGGGATGAGTTATAGTTTATTGCCTTATATGGTGTTAATTTTATATGCTTCTTTAGAAAAATTAGATATCCGCTTATTAGAAGCAGCAGCAGATTTAGGAGCAAATCCTCGGCAGGTATTTTGGAAAGTTACAGTACCACAAATTTTGCCAGGAATTACAGCTGGTACAATGTTAGTTTTCATCACCGGATTAGGAGATTTTATTAACCCAGAATTACTAGGCGGTGCTTCTAGTATGACGGCAGCAAGATTAGTTTATAACCAGTTTCTCGGCGCAACCCAAAATTGGGGCTTCGGTTCAGCTTTGAGTATGACATTAATTTTGCTGGTGAGTATGGCGATCGCACTTTTAATTAAATTTGGTGAACCTGCACCAAAGCGTTGA
- a CDS encoding GAF domain-containing protein translates to MKYYGSAQTNSNAVNKKEALENQNGSPEIAGIASDELDLLNAVSQEFKSWRQQLQSISSQLRQAPDLDTLLKVTVTQVREKIVSDRALIYQFTTSENGTVLEESINRGWTPTLGENLPGITFGLYESQEYLEPVVINDITQLQVTPYQQQLLEKFQIQACLSLPIVVNERVWGLLVVNHCAAARQWQEVEITLLSQVTTEIAYRIQSFTSEKQSQQEILAQKSIVKVIDRILNLSSIDKIFQATTHEIRQFLRCDRVAVYRFRPDWSGEFVSESVGNAWVKLVSPNMNTIWEDTYLQETQGGRYAKGESLAVSDIYQADHSQCHVEILEQFEMKAYIIVPVLSGQKLWGLLAAYQNSGPRNWQPWEVNFLTEMGLQFGVAISQAEYLEQVQAKNEQLTQIVEQEKTLTKIANRIRQTFDTESIFKITTQEVRQSLRCDRVAVYRFNANWGGEFIAESVGHGWVKLVGPDLNTVWEDTYLQETQGGRYAKGENLLVNDIHQAGFSACHLEILEQFEVKSCMIVPIFLGEKLWGLLGAYQNSETRDWKNWEVNFLAQIGLQFSLAKSQIEYFDQVRIKSEKLAQIAEQEKALTKLVDRIRQSLDVEEIFKTSTQDIRQLLKCDRACIYRFNPDWSGEFVAESVSHGWVKLVGPEKKTVWKDTQVQECAQIGKYQKGDCFATNDIYNAGHSVCHIEALEKFEVRAYVTVPIFFGEKLWGLLAVYQNTGPRDWEESEMNLLSRTSDQLGLALQQTEYLQQVQAQSAQLAEAAAREKAAKELLQQRSIQLLTALRPALNGNLTVRAPITEDELGTIADAYNNTLQALRQIVIQVQAAAQQVAQTSDTSEASLVGLTQLANQQSQEMAAALNDIQKMVDSTKAVVSNAELVQVAVKQANQTVESGDAAMNLTVQAIQGIRETVAQTSKKIKRLSESSQKISKVVNLISNFATQTNVLALNAAIEATRAGEYGKGFAVVADEVRSLSRQSAAATIEIEKLVQEIQAETGEVAVAMETGIQQVVEGTNLVNDARHNLNAIVSATAEISQLLQRITEATQKQMSQSVTVTSSMKDVAEISHKTVAESHEIAAVFQQLSGMAKELLATASKFKVN, encoded by the coding sequence ATGAAATATTATGGCAGTGCCCAAACCAATAGTAATGCTGTTAATAAAAAAGAAGCCTTAGAAAATCAAAATGGTAGTCCGGAAATAGCAGGTATTGCTAGCGATGAATTGGATTTATTAAATGCAGTATCTCAGGAGTTCAAAAGTTGGCGACAGCAACTACAAAGTATTTCTAGCCAATTACGTCAAGCGCCAGATCTGGATACACTACTGAAAGTTACTGTTACACAAGTTAGGGAAAAAATTGTTAGCGATCGCGCCTTGATTTATCAGTTTACTACCTCTGAGAATGGTACTGTTTTAGAGGAATCGATCAACAGAGGTTGGACACCCACTCTCGGTGAAAATTTGCCAGGTATTACCTTTGGTTTATATGAGAGTCAAGAGTATTTAGAACCTGTAGTTATTAATGATATTACACAGCTTCAAGTTACACCCTATCAACAACAACTTTTAGAAAAATTTCAAATCCAAGCTTGTTTAAGCTTACCAATTGTAGTTAACGAGCGCGTGTGGGGCTTGCTAGTAGTAAACCATTGTGCTGCTGCTAGACAATGGCAAGAAGTAGAAATTACCTTACTGTCTCAAGTTACTACAGAAATTGCCTACAGAATCCAAAGCTTTACTTCTGAAAAACAAAGCCAGCAGGAAATATTAGCACAGAAATCTATCGTTAAAGTTATTGATAGAATTCTCAATCTATCATCTATAGATAAAATATTCCAGGCAACTACTCACGAAATCCGTCAATTCCTCCGCTGCGATCGCGTTGCGGTATATCGCTTCCGTCCTGATTGGAGTGGTGAGTTTGTATCTGAATCTGTAGGGAATGCTTGGGTAAAACTAGTATCTCCAAATATGAATACAATTTGGGAAGATACTTACTTACAAGAAACCCAAGGTGGACGTTATGCCAAAGGCGAAAGTTTAGCTGTTAGTGATATTTATCAAGCCGATCACTCTCAATGTCATGTTGAGATTTTAGAACAGTTTGAAATGAAAGCCTATATTATAGTTCCAGTTTTATCGGGACAGAAATTATGGGGTTTATTAGCAGCTTATCAAAATTCTGGGCCACGTAATTGGCAACCTTGGGAAGTTAATTTCCTCACAGAAATGGGCTTACAATTTGGTGTGGCGATTTCCCAAGCCGAATATCTCGAACAAGTGCAAGCTAAAAATGAGCAGCTGACACAAATAGTTGAACAAGAAAAAACCTTAACTAAAATTGCCAACCGCATTCGCCAAACATTTGATACAGAAAGTATCTTTAAAATTACTACCCAAGAAGTTCGCCAATCTCTGCGATGCGATCGCGTTGCAGTTTATCGTTTTAATGCTAACTGGGGTGGTGAGTTTATCGCAGAATCAGTAGGTCATGGTTGGGTAAAACTGGTAGGGCCGGATTTAAATACTGTCTGGGAAGATACCTATTTGCAAGAAACTCAAGGTGGTAGATATGCTAAAGGCGAAAATTTGCTGGTGAATGACATTCACCAAGCTGGATTTTCGGCTTGTCATTTAGAAATTTTAGAGCAGTTTGAAGTTAAATCCTGCATGATAGTTCCTATTTTCTTAGGAGAAAAATTATGGGGATTATTAGGAGCTTATCAAAACTCAGAAACTCGTGATTGGAAAAACTGGGAGGTTAACTTTTTAGCACAAATTGGGTTGCAATTTAGTTTAGCTAAATCACAAATCGAATATTTCGATCAAGTACGAATTAAATCTGAAAAATTAGCTCAGATCGCCGAACAAGAAAAAGCCTTAACAAAACTAGTGGATCGGATTCGCCAATCTTTAGATGTGGAAGAAATCTTCAAAACATCTACACAAGATATCCGACAATTACTCAAATGCGATCGCGCCTGTATCTATCGCTTTAACCCCGACTGGAGTGGCGAATTTGTTGCTGAGTCAGTCAGTCATGGTTGGGTAAAATTGGTAGGGCCTGAGAAAAAAACTGTTTGGAAAGATACCCAAGTACAAGAGTGCGCCCAAATTGGTAAATATCAAAAAGGTGACTGTTTTGCTACAAATGATATCTACAATGCCGGACATTCTGTTTGCCATATTGAAGCATTAGAGAAATTTGAAGTCAGAGCTTATGTAACTGTACCAATATTCTTTGGCGAAAAACTGTGGGGATTACTAGCAGTTTATCAAAACACTGGGCCTCGTGACTGGGAAGAATCGGAAATGAACTTGCTATCAAGGACTTCCGATCAGTTAGGTTTAGCATTACAACAAACTGAGTATTTGCAACAAGTACAAGCACAGTCGGCACAATTAGCTGAAGCAGCCGCCAGAGAAAAAGCCGCTAAAGAGTTATTACAACAGCGTTCTATTCAACTTCTTACAGCACTCAGGCCGGCCCTCAATGGTAACTTGACAGTACGCGCACCTATTACAGAAGATGAGCTAGGTACAATTGCTGATGCTTACAATAATACCCTGCAAGCACTCCGGCAGATTGTTATTCAGGTACAAGCAGCAGCTCAACAAGTTGCTCAAACTTCCGATACTAGCGAAGCATCATTAGTTGGACTTACGCAATTAGCCAACCAACAATCCCAAGAAATGGCCGCAGCCTTGAATGATATTCAAAAAATGGTTGACTCAACAAAAGCTGTGGTATCCAACGCTGAATTGGTACAAGTTGCAGTCAAACAAGCTAACCAAACTGTCGAGTCTGGTGATGCGGCGATGAACCTGACTGTACAAGCTATCCAAGGGATTCGTGAAACTGTTGCCCAAACTAGTAAAAAGATTAAACGTCTCAGCGAATCTTCGCAAAAAATCTCGAAAGTGGTGAACTTAATTAGTAATTTTGCCACCCAAACAAACGTTCTAGCTTTGAACGCTGCTATTGAAGCCACCCGTGCAGGTGAATATGGCAAAGGTTTTGCAGTGGTAGCTGATGAAGTTCGTTCTTTATCTCGCCAGTCAGCCGCAGCCACTATCGAAATTGAAAAGTTAGTGCAAGAGATTCAAGCAGAAACCGGCGAAGTAGCAGTGGCGATGGAAACAGGTATTCAACAAGTTGTAGAAGGTACAAATCTTGTTAATGATGCCCGACACAATTTGAACGCTATTGTGAGTGCAACGGCTGAAATTAGCCAATTACTCCAACGTATTACTGAAGCTACTCAAAAACAAATGTCTCAATCTGTGACGGTAACTTCAAGTATGAAAGATGTCGCAGAAATTTCCCACAAAACTGTTGCAGAATCTCATGAAATCGCAGCTGTTTTCCAACAATTATCGGGAATGGCGAAAGAACTATTAGCAACTGCAAGTAAGTTTAAGGTTAATTAA